The Myroides fluvii region TTTCCAATCACATGTTTACCATTGGAGAAGCGATCTGCAAAGAGTATCAAGTGCCGTTTGAAATTTTAAAACCCTTACTCTTAGAAACAGCAGATAAGATTATGCATTTATCTCCTATTGAGGCCCAAACGGGTCCTGCATCTAGAGGAGATGAAAACACCATCAATCAGCACCTAGCGATGTTGACTGATCCTACAAAAAAAGAAATCTATCAACTTATTACAAAATCAATACAAAATAGATAATGTCTAAACACTTTAAAGAAATCATGAACGATATTACTACATTCATATTGGATGTAGATGGCGTTTTAACAGACGGAAAAGTTCACGTTACCAACAATGGCGATTTATTGAGAATCATGAGTATCAAAGACGGGTATGCGATTAAAGCTGCCCTAGAAAATGGTTATCGCGTATGTATCATCTCTGGCGGAAGTAACGAAGGTGTAAAAACAAGATTAAACAATTTAGGCGTAAAAGACATCTTTTTAGGTGTTTCCAACAAAGTGGAAATCTTCAAAAAGTACTGTGCTGATCACAATCTCCAAGCAGCTGAAATTTTATATATGGGAGACGATATACCTGATTACCACGTGATGCAACAAGTTGCACTACCTACAGCCCCACAAGATGCCTCTCCTGAAATTAAGCGTATTTCGCGCTATATCTCACACAAAAATGGCGGTGAAGGCGCTGTACGTGAAGTAATCGAACAAGTGATGAAAACCCAACAAAAATGGTTTCAACACTTTGATGCTAAATACGATTAATCTGCCTTATGCCCTATCAAATACTAAACGATTACGCCATTGTTCTGGGATCTAACTCCCCAAGGCGCAAACAATTTTTGCAAGATTTAGGCTTAACATTTGTCGTTCGCGCTTCGGATATCGAGGAAGATTATCCAGCAGAACTTCAAGCTGCCGCCATCACCGATTATATTGCGCAATTAAAGGCAGATGCCATTACCTTGAAAAGTGACAGAGAAATTCTGATTACCAGTGATACTACTGTATGGAGTG contains the following coding sequences:
- a CDS encoding KdsC family phosphatase — translated: MSKHFKEIMNDITTFILDVDGVLTDGKVHVTNNGDLLRIMSIKDGYAIKAALENGYRVCIISGGSNEGVKTRLNNLGVKDIFLGVSNKVEIFKKYCADHNLQAAEILYMGDDIPDYHVMQQVALPTAPQDASPEIKRISRYISHKNGGEGAVREVIEQVMKTQQKWFQHFDAKYD